A genomic segment from Treponema sp. Marseille-Q3903 encodes:
- a CDS encoding lactate utilization protein, producing MIEPLIKRNNLLGPKVVEALKRRQFDAYYVANKKNVAEKVLELIPQNDVVSWGGTTTVEQLGIKKLLKDNGYSVIDRDSAKSLEEKLEKMRNSLNCDTFLMSSNAITEKGELFNIDRVGNRVAALCFGPKSVIIIAGMNKIVPDMEAAYSKVRHYTSPINAQRFCDSTPCSKTGECADCLSPQCCCAQMVATRFCFPAGKIKIVLVNDELGI from the coding sequence ATGATTGAACCGCTCATCAAAAGAAACAATTTACTTGGTCCAAAAGTTGTCGAAGCATTGAAGAGACGTCAGTTTGATGCGTATTATGTTGCAAACAAAAAAAATGTCGCAGAAAAAGTTTTGGAGCTCATTCCTCAAAATGATGTTGTTTCTTGGGGAGGCACGACGACTGTCGAACAGCTTGGAATAAAAAAACTTCTAAAAGACAATGGATACTCAGTTATCGACCGCGACAGTGCAAAAAGTCTTGAAGAGAAATTAGAGAAGATGCGCAACTCTCTGAACTGCGATACATTTCTTATGAGCAGCAATGCGATCACAGAAAAAGGAGAATTGTTCAATATCGACCGCGTCGGAAACAGAGTTGCCGCCCTTTGTTTTGGTCCTAAAAGCGTGATCATAATAGCCGGTATGAATAAAATTGTTCCTGATATGGAAGCCGCTTATTCTAAAGTTAGACATTATACATCTCCAATAAATGCGCAGAGATTTTGCGATTCAACGCCGTGCTCAAAAACAGGAGAATGTGCTGATTGCTTAAGTCCGCAGTGTTGTTGTGCCCAAATGGTCGCAACTCGTTTTTGCTTCCCTGCAGGCAAAATAAAAATCGTTCTTGTAAACGATGAACTTGGAATCTGA
- a CDS encoding 4Fe-4S binding protein: protein MAKGRPLINVERCKGCGLCIRVCPKKILEMSEQTNGQGVSYPVCINEDLCIACSFCATMCPDTVIEIELND, encoded by the coding sequence TTGGCTAAAGGAAGACCTTTAATCAATGTTGAACGTTGTAAGGGCTGCGGATTGTGTATTCGCGTATGTCCAAAAAAAATTTTGGAAATGTCAGAGCAGACAAACGGGCAGGGAGTTTCATACCCAGTGTGCATAAATGAAGATTTATGTATCGCATGTTCATTTTGTGCAACAATGTGTCCTGATACGGTGATCGAAATAGAGCTTAATGATTGA
- a CDS encoding 3-methyl-2-oxobutanoate dehydrogenase subunit VorB, with translation MTNTNKVLMKGNEAIGEAAVRAGCRYYFAYPITPQNEIPAYMAKRLPEVGGTFLQAESELAAINMVMGASAAGARTMTSSSSPGISLKQEGISYISGAQLPAVVVNMMRGGPGLGNIAGAQGDYFQATRGGGNGDYHVVVIAPGTVQEMADLTVKSFEIADKYRVLCMILGDGYLGQMSEQCILPEFVKDFPEKPWALTGKTPERKQNKIMSLKLSGIDGELNKHTKALFENYQNIQDNETLSETFMCDDADFVLTGYGTCARVCKKAVKLLREQGIKVGLFRPITLWPFPQKEIEAACANSKKILTVEMSMGQMVQDVKLYCGHKPGDVDFYGEPGGVIPSVDVIIERIKSYV, from the coding sequence ATGACAAATACAAATAAAGTTTTAATGAAAGGAAACGAAGCGATTGGAGAAGCTGCTGTCAGAGCCGGTTGTCGTTATTACTTTGCTTATCCAATCACACCGCAAAATGAGATTCCTGCATATATGGCAAAAAGACTTCCTGAAGTCGGTGGTACATTTCTTCAGGCAGAATCAGAGCTCGCCGCAATCAACATGGTGATGGGAGCTTCTGCCGCCGGTGCAAGAACTATGACTTCATCATCTTCTCCCGGAATTTCTTTAAAACAGGAAGGAATCTCTTATATTTCCGGTGCGCAGCTGCCGGCAGTTGTCGTAAACATGATGAGAGGTGGACCCGGACTTGGCAATATCGCCGGCGCTCAGGGAGACTATTTTCAGGCGACACGCGGCGGTGGAAACGGAGATTATCATGTAGTTGTAATTGCTCCGGGAACCGTTCAGGAAATGGCAGACTTGACTGTAAAATCGTTTGAAATTGCAGATAAATATCGTGTTCTTTGTATGATTTTAGGGGACGGTTACCTTGGGCAGATGTCTGAACAGTGTATCCTTCCGGAGTTTGTAAAAGATTTTCCCGAAAAGCCATGGGCGTTGACAGGGAAGACTCCCGAACGCAAGCAAAATAAAATCATGTCGCTGAAACTTTCGGGAATCGACGGTGAATTGAACAAACATACAAAAGCGCTTTTTGAAAACTATCAGAATATTCAGGACAATGAAACTTTATCTGAAACATTTATGTGTGACGATGCTGATTTTGTCCTCACCGGATATGGAACTTGTGCTCGCGTATGTAAAAAAGCGGTGAAGTTGCTTCGCGAGCAAGGGATAAAAGTAGGTCTTTTTCGTCCAATAACACTGTGGCCGTTCCCTCAAAAAGAAATTGAAGCGGCTTGTGCAAATTCAAAAAAAATATTAACTGTTGAAATGTCTATGGGGCAGATGGTTCAAGATGTAAAACTTTATTGTGGTCATAAGCCAGGCGATGTTGATTTCTATGGAGAGCCGGGCGGAGTTATACCGTCTGTTGATGTAATTATAGAGAGGATAAAGAGCTATGTCTAA
- a CDS encoding thiamine pyrophosphate-dependent enzyme: protein MSKKYEFPKSMIDVPTHYCGGCGHGIVHKLICQVIDEMCIQHDVLLVAPVGCAVYAYNYIDVDACEAAHGRAPAVATGMKRVHPDKLVISYQGDGDLLAIGTGETIHAANRGENITVIFINNAIYGMTGGQMAPTSLVGQVTKTTPFGRNSDEVGYPIRACELLNTLVEPKYIERCAVYDVKHINQTKAAIKKALTYQKDKKGYSFVEVLSMCPTNWGVSPTVAADWVKEQMEPYYPLGVFRDVPSGVVPEFAAPKSGVVKK, encoded by the coding sequence ATGTCTAAAAAATATGAATTTCCAAAATCAATGATAGATGTCCCAACTCATTACTGTGGCGGTTGCGGTCATGGAATTGTACATAAACTAATTTGTCAGGTGATTGACGAGATGTGTATCCAACATGATGTCCTTTTAGTCGCTCCTGTCGGATGTGCGGTTTACGCTTACAATTATATAGACGTAGACGCTTGCGAAGCCGCTCACGGTAGAGCGCCTGCTGTTGCGACAGGCATGAAACGCGTTCACCCTGACAAACTTGTGATAAGCTACCAGGGGGATGGAGACCTTCTTGCTATTGGAACAGGGGAGACAATTCACGCTGCAAACCGCGGAGAAAATATCACAGTGATTTTTATCAACAATGCAATTTATGGTATGACAGGCGGGCAGATGGCTCCAACGTCGTTAGTCGGTCAAGTGACAAAAACAACTCCATTCGGACGCAATTCTGATGAAGTCGGATATCCGATAAGAGCATGTGAACTTTTGAATACACTTGTTGAACCAAAATATATAGAAAGGTGTGCAGTTTACGATGTAAAGCACATCAATCAGACTAAAGCCGCAATAAAAAAAGCTCTTACATATCAAAAAGATAAAAAAGGCTACAGTTTTGTTGAAGTGCTTTCCATGTGTCCTACAAATTGGGGCGTTTCTCCGACAGTTGCAGCAGACTGGGTAAAAGAGCAGATGGAACCTTATTATCCTCTTGGGGTGTTCCGCGACGTTCCATCAGGGGTTGTGCCTGAATTCGCAGCACCAAAATCAGGAGTTGTAAAAAAATGA
- a CDS encoding 2-oxoacid:acceptor oxidoreductase family protein, which yields MTTEIIFAGFGGQGVILAGKILALAGMNEDKYVSHIPSYGAEMRGGTANCSVIVSDDEVASPVIEKPDVVVALNKPSMTKFEKWLKPGGLLIYNSSLIDIKPVRTDIKTIALPANEIAAETDNPRGSNMVALGCLAKVCKGMISGVKPFEYALDEAISARNKKFNPINIKTIETAYNKDYKIN from the coding sequence ATGACAACAGAAATAATTTTTGCCGGATTCGGCGGGCAAGGTGTTATTCTTGCCGGTAAAATTCTTGCTCTCGCAGGAATGAATGAAGATAAATATGTTTCTCACATCCCATCTTACGGTGCCGAAATGCGCGGCGGAACTGCTAACTGCTCTGTTATCGTAAGTGATGATGAAGTAGCTTCCCCTGTAATTGAAAAGCCTGATGTAGTTGTAGCTTTGAACAAACCTTCGATGACAAAGTTTGAAAAATGGCTGAAACCAGGCGGACTTTTGATATACAATTCGTCTTTGATCGACATAAAGCCTGTCCGCACCGATATAAAAACTATTGCACTCCCTGCAAACGAAATTGCAGCAGAGACAGACAATCCTCGAGGTTCAAACATGGTCGCACTTGGCTGCCTTGCAAAAGTCTGTAAAGGAATGATAAGTGGAGTTAAGCCGTTTGAGTACGCATTGGATGAAGCTATTTCTGCAAGAAATAAAAAATTTAATCCAATAAACATCAAGACAATTGAAACTGCGTACAATAAAGATTACAAGATAAATTAG
- a CDS encoding helix-turn-helix domain-containing protein, with amino-acid sequence MSEKNKIGAKVKLVRENRKLSVEDVSERTNLSVEQILSIESGALVPNLTPLIKIARVLGVRLGTFMDDDENLGPVVAHSKDKKEVTRFSDRGNAVNSDLDFYTLAQNKAGRHMDPFIIDIFPSSEEDIKLSTHEGEEFIYVLEGEVEILYGKDKYELKQGDSIYYESIVAHHVHSHGNCNAKILAVVYTPV; translated from the coding sequence ATGAGTGAAAAAAATAAAATCGGTGCTAAAGTAAAATTAGTGCGGGAAAACAGAAAACTCAGTGTTGAAGATGTATCGGAGCGCACGAATTTAAGCGTTGAACAAATTTTAAGCATTGAAAGCGGAGCGCTCGTGCCGAATCTAACTCCTTTGATAAAAATCGCCCGAGTTCTCGGTGTTCGGCTCGGAACTTTCATGGATGATGATGAAAACCTTGGACCTGTTGTCGCACATTCTAAAGATAAAAAAGAAGTTACACGATTCAGTGACCGCGGAAATGCCGTTAACTCTGACCTTGATTTTTATACGCTTGCGCAAAATAAAGCCGGTCGTCACATGGATCCTTTTATAATAGATATTTTCCCTTCATCAGAGGAAGATATTAAACTTTCAACACACGAAGGCGAAGAGTTTATTTATGTCCTTGAAGGCGAAGTAGAAATTCTATACGGAAAAGATAAATATGAATTAAAACAGGGCGACTCAATATATTACGAATCGATTGTAGCTCATCATGTTCACAGCCATGGCAACTGCAATGCTAAAATTCTCGCCGTTGTATATACGCCTGTTTGA
- a CDS encoding DNA alkylation repair protein yields MTDIQKKLFSRQDSKYADFVAKLVPTEPRESFIGVRAAEYSKILKEIGCFSEQAKTFMNEVPHQYQEENILHIQLINRLKDFEQCIFEINKFLPFVTNWAVSDGLNPKVLNKNHGKLLSHVKNWIESDKPYTKRIGMILFMKNFLGSDFDQEYLEWPAKVRTDEYYVNMMTAWLFAEALAKQWNSAIKFVEQRRLDTWTHNKTIQKALESFRITPEQKEYLRNLKIKS; encoded by the coding sequence ATGACAGATATTCAAAAAAAATTATTTTCACGCCAAGACTCGAAATACGCCGATTTTGTCGCTAAGTTAGTCCCAACAGAACCTCGAGAATCTTTTATCGGTGTTCGTGCAGCCGAGTATAGTAAAATCCTAAAAGAAATCGGTTGTTTTTCTGAACAAGCTAAAACATTTATGAATGAGGTTCCACATCAATATCAGGAGGAAAATATTCTTCATATCCAGCTGATAAATAGACTAAAAGACTTTGAACAGTGCATTTTTGAAATCAACAAGTTTTTGCCATTTGTGACTAACTGGGCTGTAAGCGACGGACTAAATCCAAAAGTATTAAATAAAAATCATGGAAAATTGCTTTCTCACGTAAAAAACTGGATTGAAAGCGACAAGCCTTATACAAAGCGAATAGGAATGATTTTGTTTATGAAAAACTTCTTGGGAAGCGATTTTGATCAGGAATACCTTGAGTGGCCTGCAAAAGTTAGAACAGACGAATATTATGTCAATATGATGACTGCGTGGCTTTTTGCCGAAGCGCTTGCAAAGCAGTGGAACAGCGCAATTAAATTTGTTGAGCAAAGACGACTCGACACTTGGACGCACAATAAAACTATCCAAAAGGCGCTCGAGAGTTTTAGAATTACACCGGAACAAAAAGAATATTTACGGAATCTGAAAATAAAATCATAG
- a CDS encoding AMP-binding protein — MFDITLNQLLREKVSANPSHEFMVYADRDLRFSYAQFDKRVDDLACGLYAIGVRKGQNVGIWATNIPDWLTYMFACARLGAVAVTVNTSYKTHELEYLIKQSDLTTLCLSDGIKDSDYVSMIKVLIPELDSYERGCLKSAKFPCLKNVVFMGPEKFRGLYSTPELLLLGQHVDIEIIHKIESEVTPEDVVNMQYTSGTTGFPKGVMLTSNNIINNGFIIGERMRYTENDRLCLLVPLFHCFGIVLGVMAVLTHGGTLVLLENFDPLVALASIQKEKCTSLYGVPTMFISELNHPMFSMFDLSSLRTGIMAGAGVPVELMKKVIEKMHMPEITSVYGLTETSPGMTQSHWDDSVEVKTTTVGDAFDGIEVKVIDPESGKECPVGVQGEMCCKGWNVMKGYYKMPEATAQAIDKDGFLHSGDLGVKDENGNFRITGRIKDMIIRGGENIYPREIEEFLIKMPEIKDIQVAAVKSEHYGEITGAFIILHDDAKLTEQDVIEFCRGKLSKYKWPQLVMFLKEFPMTGSGKIQKFKLTEIGTKYRREKLKIDD, encoded by the coding sequence ATGTTCGATATTACTTTAAATCAGTTGTTGAGAGAAAAAGTTAGCGCTAATCCGTCTCACGAATTTATGGTTTATGCAGATCGTGATTTGCGTTTTTCTTATGCTCAATTTGACAAACGGGTCGATGATTTAGCTTGCGGACTGTATGCCATCGGCGTTCGTAAAGGTCAAAATGTCGGAATATGGGCGACTAACATTCCCGACTGGCTTACGTATATGTTTGCCTGCGCTCGACTTGGAGCTGTAGCAGTTACCGTAAACACGTCTTATAAAACTCACGAACTTGAATATCTTATAAAACAGTCGGATTTGACCACACTTTGTCTTTCAGATGGAATAAAAGATTCCGACTATGTCTCAATGATAAAAGTGCTGATTCCTGAACTTGACAGTTATGAGCGAGGTTGTCTAAAATCGGCAAAATTCCCATGCTTAAAAAATGTTGTCTTTATGGGACCAGAAAAATTTCGAGGACTTTATTCAACTCCCGAATTGCTTTTGCTTGGTCAACATGTCGATATCGAAATTATCCATAAGATTGAATCTGAAGTCACTCCTGAAGACGTTGTAAACATGCAGTATACATCAGGAACAACAGGTTTTCCAAAAGGCGTGATGCTGACAAGCAACAACATCATAAACAATGGGTTTATAATCGGTGAACGCATGCGTTATACAGAAAATGATCGACTTTGCCTTCTTGTTCCATTATTCCATTGTTTTGGAATTGTACTTGGAGTTATGGCAGTCCTTACACACGGAGGAACTCTTGTCCTTCTTGAAAATTTTGATCCGTTAGTTGCACTCGCTTCAATTCAAAAAGAAAAGTGTACTTCTTTGTACGGAGTTCCGACAATGTTTATTTCGGAATTGAACCATCCGATGTTCAGCATGTTTGATTTGTCTTCTCTGCGCACCGGAATCATGGCCGGGGCCGGTGTCCCTGTCGAATTGATGAAAAAAGTGATCGAAAAAATGCACATGCCTGAGATAACATCAGTTTATGGACTTACTGAAACAAGCCCTGGAATGACACAGAGCCATTGGGATGACAGCGTTGAAGTTAAAACCACTACGGTAGGCGATGCTTTTGATGGAATTGAAGTGAAAGTTATCGACCCTGAAAGCGGCAAAGAGTGTCCTGTAGGCGTTCAAGGTGAAATGTGCTGCAAAGGTTGGAATGTCATGAAAGGTTATTACAAAATGCCGGAAGCGACTGCTCAAGCGATAGATAAAGATGGATTTTTGCATTCCGGCGATCTTGGTGTAAAAGACGAAAATGGGAATTTCAGAATTACAGGACGCATTAAAGATATGATTATTCGTGGCGGCGAAAATATCTATCCGCGAGAAATAGAAGAATTTTTGATTAAAATGCCCGAGATTAAAGACATTCAAGTTGCCGCTGTAAAATCGGAACATTATGGCGAGATAACAGGTGCATTCATAATTTTGCACGATGATGCTAAACTTACAGAACAAGATGTGATTGAATTTTGTCGAGGAAAACTTTCAAAATACAAATGGCCGCAGTTAGTCATGTTTTTGAAAGAATTCCCGATGACTGGTTCAGGAAAAATTCAGAAATTTAAGCTCACAGAGATTGGCACAAAGTATCGCCGTGAGAAATTAAAGATCGATGATTGA
- a CDS encoding helix-turn-helix domain-containing protein codes for MNEDIKAVADRLIGLREIMDVSVEEAAGVCGISIEQYQKYETGTVDIPVGVLQSMSRKYGIDLGTLISGKEPHMHSYCLTKKDKGLSVERRSDYKYQALASGFQNRKADPFIVSITPEETKEIHFNSHPGHEFEYMIEGSMKLVIDGKELILEEGDSVYFDATCKHGMQALNNKNAKFLAIII; via the coding sequence ATGAACGAAGATATAAAGGCTGTTGCAGACCGTCTTATAGGTTTGCGTGAAATCATGGATGTTTCTGTAGAGGAAGCTGCCGGTGTTTGCGGCATTTCTATAGAGCAGTATCAAAAATATGAAACTGGAACTGTTGATATTCCGGTCGGTGTGCTTCAGTCAATGTCGAGAAAATACGGGATCGATCTTGGAACTCTGATATCAGGCAAAGAGCCTCACATGCATTCTTACTGTCTAACAAAAAAGGACAAAGGGCTTTCTGTAGAACGTAGGAGTGACTATAAATATCAGGCGCTTGCGTCGGGGTTTCAAAACCGCAAAGCCGATCCTTTTATTGTTTCTATTACGCCGGAAGAAACAAAAGAGATTCACTTTAACTCTCACCCCGGTCATGAATTTGAATACATGATTGAAGGCAGCATGAAACTTGTAATCGACGGTAAGGAACTTATACTTGAAGAAGGTGATTCAGTTTATTTTGATGCGACATGCAAACACGGCATGCAGGCATTGAACAACAAAAATGCTAAATTTTTGGCAATAATAATCTAA
- a CDS encoding AMP-binding protein — MLEKFLERTEFTDYDDFFKNYKINVPENFNFGYDVVDYLGKNNPDAKAFVWCNDEGEELTLTFKEVSERTDKAAAFFRKQGIKKGDFVMLILQRRYEFWISIVALHKIGAAVIPATHMLTKDDIIFRCNAAYIKAIVAVDDRDVFKFCQQAKAESPSLKTLIGVAPFGIDKGFNEEQKSANPDWIDFTSGVSSVTEKEIEELHSLNRRDINTNMDIMLAYFTSGTTSHPKLVAHNFMYPLGHIVTASYWQQVRKGGLHLTVADTGWGKAVWGKLYGQWIAECCVFIYDYHDKFKPIDLMDQIQKHHITSFCAPPTIYRFLIQEDLKKYNFSSCEHWSTAGEPLSEEVFNKWKSVTGKEIHEGFGQTETTLSLFNYGNEKIKPGSLGKPAPYYNVTLVDEDGNEVEDGEIGEIVVEMKNGVFPGLFMSYFGDEAKTKSVMHDGWYHTSDNAWRDEDGYFWFTGRNDDVIKCSGYRIGTFEVESVLMQHPAVVECAVTAAPDPVRCQIVKATIVLAKGYSPSDELVKDIQNFVKKTTAPYKYPRIVQFADSLPKTISGKIKRKDIK; from the coding sequence ATGTTAGAGAAATTTCTAGAGCGGACAGAGTTTACTGATTATGATGACTTCTTTAAAAATTATAAAATCAACGTGCCTGAGAATTTCAACTTTGGGTATGATGTTGTAGATTATCTTGGGAAAAATAACCCTGATGCAAAAGCTTTTGTGTGGTGCAATGATGAGGGTGAAGAACTCACTCTGACTTTCAAGGAAGTTTCAGAGAGAACAGACAAAGCTGCCGCATTTTTTAGAAAGCAGGGAATTAAAAAAGGTGACTTTGTGATGCTGATTTTACAGCGTCGGTACGAATTTTGGATTTCTATTGTTGCCCTTCACAAAATAGGTGCTGCCGTGATTCCTGCAACTCACATGCTTACAAAAGACGATATAATATTTCGTTGCAATGCCGCTTATATAAAAGCGATCGTCGCTGTAGATGACCGCGATGTTTTTAAATTTTGTCAACAGGCAAAAGCAGAATCTCCTTCTTTAAAAACTTTGATTGGCGTTGCACCTTTTGGGATAGACAAAGGTTTTAATGAAGAACAAAAGTCCGCAAATCCTGACTGGATAGATTTTACATCAGGCGTATCATCTGTCACAGAAAAAGAAATAGAAGAGCTTCATTCCCTTAATCGCCGTGATATAAACACAAACATGGACATCATGCTTGCATATTTTACATCAGGCACTACAAGCCATCCAAAACTTGTTGCACATAACTTCATGTATCCGCTTGGACACATTGTCACAGCTTCTTACTGGCAGCAGGTTCGGAAGGGAGGTCTTCATCTTACTGTTGCGGACACAGGTTGGGGTAAGGCAGTATGGGGCAAACTGTACGGTCAGTGGATTGCAGAATGCTGTGTATTTATCTACGACTATCATGATAAATTTAAACCGATTGATTTGATGGATCAGATTCAAAAGCATCACATAACTTCTTTTTGTGCTCCACCTACAATATATCGATTTTTGATTCAAGAAGATTTAAAAAAATACAATTTTTCAAGCTGCGAACACTGGTCTACAGCCGGCGAACCTCTTTCAGAAGAAGTGTTCAACAAATGGAAATCTGTTACCGGAAAAGAAATTCATGAAGGTTTTGGTCAGACAGAAACAACTCTTTCTCTCTTTAATTACGGAAATGAAAAGATTAAACCAGGCAGCCTCGGAAAACCTGCCCCTTACTACAATGTAACTCTTGTAGATGAAGACGGCAACGAGGTAGAAGATGGTGAAATAGGCGAAATCGTTGTCGAAATGAAAAATGGCGTATTTCCGGGACTTTTTATGAGTTACTTTGGTGACGAAGCGAAGACAAAGTCTGTGATGCACGACGGCTGGTACCATACAAGCGACAATGCATGGCGTGATGAAGACGGATATTTCTGGTTTACAGGACGCAATGATGACGTTATAAAATGTTCAGGGTATAGGATTGGAACATTCGAGGTTGAATCTGTTTTGATGCAGCATCCTGCCGTAGTTGAATGTGCAGTTACAGCCGCTCCTGACCCTGTCCGCTGTCAGATTGTAAAGGCGACTATTGTGCTTGCAAAAGGGTATTCACCATCTGATGAACTTGTAAAAGATATTCAAAATTTTGTAAAAAAGACAACAGCTCCTTACAAATATCCGCGAATTGTACAGTTTGCAGATTCTTTGCCAAAGACTATAAGCGGAAAAATCAAGCGCAAAGATATAAAATAA
- a CDS encoding CCA tRNA nucleotidyltransferase: MISLFNFGLKKKIQIPHVLKEFYKVFEKNGFKAYLVGGAVRDIFLGQKASDWDVATNAFPQDVIRIFKFVVPTGIEHGTVTVHFMKTEIEVTTFRTETTYSDGRHPDKVNYAATIKEDLSRRDFTMNSIAVDLKDGKIVDPYGGQKDIKRKLIRTVGDAYDRFMEDGLRPIRALRFAAKLNFSIEKNTYSEIFKSEIQKKVISISIERFHDEFEKIIKTEKPSVGLKLMEETGILKLFIPELSACRGCIQSDYRGFHKFDVLDHLFYACDGAPPSKENVRLAALFHDIGKPLAKQISVENGVETLTFYNHEKIGEKVTRHIMIRLKFSNEMTNNVCHLVEQHMFHYEQTWTDAAVRRFIIRATPQSLEDLFDLRLADMYGMYNTPVDSKSQAVSLLIELKNRIADIMAKQNVLSLKALAVNGKDLIKEGIPAGKQLGIILNELLDCVIEDPSMNEKSKLIDVANKIYNKNKNN, encoded by the coding sequence ATGATTTCACTTTTCAATTTCGGATTAAAAAAGAAAATTCAGATTCCTCATGTTCTTAAAGAATTTTACAAAGTCTTTGAAAAAAACGGTTTTAAAGCATACCTTGTCGGTGGAGCTGTACGCGATATATTTCTTGGTCAAAAAGCTTCTGATTGGGATGTTGCGACAAACGCTTTTCCTCAAGATGTGATCCGCATTTTTAAATTTGTCGTGCCGACAGGAATTGAGCACGGAACTGTGACCGTGCACTTTATGAAAACAGAAATTGAAGTCACAACTTTCAGAACTGAAACAACTTATTCTGATGGAAGGCATCCCGACAAAGTAAATTATGCAGCCACAATCAAAGAAGACTTAAGCCGCCGTGATTTTACGATGAATTCAATCGCAGTTGATTTAAAAGACGGCAAAATTGTTGATCCATACGGCGGTCAAAAAGATATAAAACGAAAATTGATCCGTACAGTCGGTGATGCGTACGACAGATTTATGGAAGACGGACTGCGCCCAATTCGAGCATTGAGATTCGCTGCAAAACTCAATTTTAGTATAGAAAAAAATACATATTCAGAGATATTCAAAAGTGAAATTCAAAAAAAAGTGATTTCAATTTCGATCGAAAGGTTTCATGACGAATTTGAAAAGATTATAAAAACAGAAAAACCTTCTGTAGGTCTAAAACTTATGGAAGAGACAGGAATATTAAAACTTTTCATTCCTGAATTATCAGCATGCCGAGGATGTATTCAGTCTGATTACCGCGGGTTTCACAAATTTGACGTGCTCGACCACTTATTTTATGCGTGCGACGGAGCTCCTCCTTCTAAAGAAAATGTGCGCCTAGCTGCCCTTTTTCACGACATCGGAAAACCTTTAGCAAAACAGATAAGCGTGGAAAACGGAGTCGAAACGCTTACTTTTTACAACCATGAAAAAATCGGTGAAAAAGTCACACGACATATTATGATCCGTTTAAAATTCAGCAACGAAATGACAAACAATGTATGCCATCTTGTAGAACAGCACATGTTTCATTATGAGCAAACGTGGACAGATGCCGCAGTGCGCCGTTTTATAATAAGAGCAACGCCACAATCGCTCGAAGATTTATTTGATTTACGTCTTGCCGATATGTACGGAATGTATAACACTCCAGTAGATTCTAAAAGTCAGGCAGTCTCTCTTTTAATTGAACTTAAAAACAGAATTGCAGACATCATGGCAAAACAAAATGTTCTATCGTTGAAAGCACTTGCTGTAAACGGCAAAGATTTAATAAAAGAAGGGATTCCTGCCGGCAAACAACTCGGAATAATTTTAAATGAACTTTTAGACTGCGTCATCGAAGATCCGTCAATGAATGAAAAAAGCAAACTGATTGACGTTGCAAATAAAATATACAACAAAAATAAAAACAATTAG